Proteins found in one Cervus canadensis isolate Bull #8, Minnesota chromosome 24, ASM1932006v1, whole genome shotgun sequence genomic segment:
- the CTDSP1 gene encoding carboxy-terminal domain RNA polymerase II polypeptide A small phosphatase 1 isoform X1 codes for MDSSAVITQISKEEARSPLRSKGDQKSAASQKPRSRGILHSLFCCVCRDDAEALPAHSGAPLLVEENGAVPKQTPVQYLLPEAKAQDSDKICVVIDLDETLVHSSFKPVNNADFIIPVEIDGVVHQVYVLKRPHVDEFLQRMGELFECVLFTASLAKYADPVADLLDKWGAFRARLFRESCVFHRGNYVKDLSRLGRDLRRVLILDNSPASYVFHPDNAVPVASWFDNMSDTELHDLLPFFEQLSRVDDVYSVLRQPRPGS; via the exons ATGGACAGCTCGGCCGTCATTACTCAGATCAGCAAGGAGGAAGCGCGGAGCCCGCTACGGAGCAAAG GTGACCAGAAGTCAGCAGCCTCTCAGAAGCCCCGGAGCAGGGGCATCCTCCACTCGCTCTTCTGCTGTGTCTGCCGGGATGACGCGGAGGCCCTGCCCGCCCACAGCGGGGCGCCCCTGCTCGTGGAGGAGAATGGTGCCGTCCCCAAG CAGACCCCAGTCCAGTACCTGCTCCCTGAGGCCAAAGCCCAGGACTCGGACAAGATCTGCGTGGTCATCGACCTGGACGAGACCCTGGTGCACAGTTCCTTCAAG CCAGTGAACAATGCTGACTTCATCATTCCTGTGGAGATTGATGGGGTGGTCCAccag GTCTACGTGCTGAAGCGGCCCCACGTCGATGAGTTCCTGCAGCGGATGGGTGAGCTCTTCGAATGCGTGCTGTTCACCGCCAGCCTGGCCAAG TATGCAGACCCTGTAGCTGACCTGTTGGACAAGTGGGGGGCCTTCCGGGCACGGCTGTTTCGGGAGTCGTGTGTCTTCCACCGGGGGAACTACGTGAAGGACCTGAGCCGACTGGGCCGGGACCTGCGTCGTGTGCTCATCCTGGACAACTCACCCGCTTCCTACGTCTTCCATCCAGATAATGCC GTACCGGTGGCCTCGTGGTTTGACAACATGAGTGACACAGAGCTCCACGACCTCCTGCCCTTCTTCGAGCAGCTCAGCCGTGTGGACGACGTGTACTCAGTGCTCAGGCAGCCTCGGCCGGGCAGCTAG
- the VIL1 gene encoding villin-1, which translates to MTKLSAQVKGSLNVTTPGVQIWRLEAMQMVPVPSNSFGSFFDGDCYVILAIHKTGSNLSYDIHYWIGQASSQDEQGAAAIYTTQMDDFLKGRAVQHREVQGNESETFRGYFKQGIVIRKGGVASGMKQVETNSYDIQRLLHVKGKRNVVAGEVEMSWKSFNRGDVFLLDLGKLIIQWNGPESNRMERLRGMNLAKEIRDQERGGRSYVGVVDGENEKASPQLMEIMNHVLGQRKELKAAVADTVVESALKAALKLYHVSDSEGKVVVREIATRPLTQDLLSHEDCYILDQGGLKIYVWKGKNANAQEKKEAMNQALNFIKAKQYPPNTQVELQNDGAESAVFQQLFQKWTVPNRTTGLGKTHTVGSVAKVEQVKFDAMSMHVQPQVAAQQKMVDDGSGEVQMWRIENLELVPVDTKWLGHFFGGDCYLLLYTYLINEKQHYLLYIWQGSQASQDEITASAYQAVILDQKYNNELVQIRVPMGKEPPHLMSIFKGRMVVYQGGTSRANNVEPVPSTRLFQVRGTSANNTKAFEVPPRATSLNSNDVFILKTQSCSYLWYGKGCSGDEREMAKMVADTVSRTEKQVVVEGQEPANFWMALGGKAPYASTKRLQEENLVITPRLFECSNQTGRFQATEIPDFNQDDLEEDDVFLLDVWDQVFFWIGKNANEDEKKAAATTVQEYLKTHPSGRDLETPIIVVKQGHEPPTFTGWFLAWDPFKWNNSKSYEDLKAELGNSGDWGQITAELTSSKPDVFNANSNLSSGPLPIFPLEQLVNKTAEELPEGVDPSRREEHLSIDDFTLALGMTPSAFSALPRWKQQNLKKEKGLF; encoded by the exons ATGACCAAACTGAGCGCTCAAGTCAAAGGCTCCCTCAACGTCACCACGCCTGGGGTGCAGATATGGAGGCTCGAG GCCATGCAGATGGTGCCTGTTCCTTCCAACTCCTTCGGCAGCTTCTTCGATGGTGACTGCTATGTAATCCTGGCT ATCCACAAGACGGGCAGCAACCTGTCCTATGACATTCATTACTGGATCGGCCAGGCCTCGTCCCAGGACGAGCAAGGGGCGGCTGCCATCTACACCACGCAGATGGACGACTTTCTGAAGGGCCGGGCCGTCCAGCACCGTGAGGTCCAGGGCAACGAGAGCGAGACCTTCCGAGGCTACTTCAAGCAGGGCATTGT GATCCGGAAAGGGGGCGTGGCTTCTGGCATGAAGCAAGTGGAGACCAACTCCTATGACATCCAGCGGCTGCTCCACGTCAAGGGCAAGAGGAATGTGGTGGCGGGAGAG GTGGAGATGTCCTGGAAGAGTTTCAACCGTGGGGATGTTTTCCTCCTGGACCTTGGGAAGCTCATCATACAGTGGAATGGGCCGGAGAGTAACCGCATGGAGAGACTCAGG GGCATGAACCTGGCCAAGGAGATCCGCGACCAGGAGCGGGGTGGGCGCTCCTACGTGGGTGTGGTGGATGGGGAGAACGAGAAGGCCTCACCGCAGCTGATGGAGATCATGAACCACGTGCTGGGCCAGCGGAAGGAGCTGAAGGCCGCCGTGGCCGACACGGTGGTGGAGTCGGCCCTCAAGGCTGCCCTCAAGTTGTACCA TGTGTCTGACTCAGAGGGAAAGGTGGTGGTCAGAGAAATCGCCACACGGCCACTCACACAAGACTTGCTCAGTCACGAG GACTGTTACATTCTGGACCAGGGGGGCCTAAAGATCTATGTGTGGAAGGGGAAGAATGCCAACGCCCAGGAGAAGAAGGAAGCCATGAACCAGGCGCTG AACTTTATCAAAGCGAAACAGTACCCACCGAACACACAGGTGGAGCTGCAGAACGACGGGGCCGAGTCAGCTGTCTTTCAGCAGCTCTTCCAGAAGTGGACAGTACCCAATCGGACCACTGGCCTGGGCAAAACCCACACCGTGGGCTCCGTGG CCAAGGTGGAACAGGTGAAGTTTGATGCCATGTCCATGCATGTCCAGCCTCAGGTGGCTGCCCAGCAGAAGATGGTGGACGATGGGAGTGGGGAGGTGCAG ATGTGGCGCATCGAGAACCTAGAACTGGTGCCTGTGGATACCAAGTGGCTGGGCCACTTCTTTGGGGGCGACTGCTACCTGCTGCTCTACACCTACCTCATCAACGAGAAGCAGCACTACCTGCTCTACATTTGGCAG GGCAGCCAGGCCAGCCAGGACGAAATCACAGCCTCTGCCTATCAAGCTGTCATCCTGGACCAGAAGTACAACAATGAACTGGTCCAGATCCGGGTCCCGATGGGCAAAGAGCCGCCTCACCTCATGTCCATCTTCAAGGGACGCATGGTGGTCTACCAG GGAGGCACATCCCGGGCCAACAACGTGGAGCCTGTGCCCTCCACCCGGCTATTCCAGGTCCGAGGAACCAGCGCCAACAACACCAAGGCCTTTGAGGTCCCACCCCGGGCCACCTCCCTCAACTCCAACGACGTCTTCATCCTCAAGACTCAGTCTTGCTCCTACCTGTGGTATGGGAAG GGTTGCAGCGGGGATGAGCGGGAGATGGCCAAGATGGTTGCTGACACTGTCTCCCGGACCGAGAAGCAAGTGGTGGTGGAAGGGCAGGAGCCAGCCAACTTTTGGATGGCCCTGGGCGGGAAGGCCCCCTATGCCAGCACCAAGAG GCTGCAGGAGGAAAACTTGGTCATCACTCCCCGGCTCTTTGAATGTTCCAACCAGACTGGGCGCTTCCAGGCCACAGAGATCCCTGACTTCAATCAGGATGACTTGGAAGAGGATGATGTTTTCCTGCTAGATGTTTGGGACCAG GTCTttttctggattgggaagaatgCCAATGAGGACGAGAAGAAAGCCGCAGCCACCACGGTGCAGGAATATCTCAAGACCCACCCCAGCGGCCGAGACCTTGAGACCCCCATAATTGTGGTGAAGCAAGGGCACGAGCCCCCCACCTTCACGGGCTGGTTCCTGGCTTGGGATCCCTTCAAGTGGAAT AACTCTAAATCCTATGAGGACCTGAAGGCGGAACTTGGAAACTCTGGGGACTGGGGCCAGATCACTGCT GAGCTCACAAGCTCTAAACCGGATGTGTTCAATGCTAACAGCAACCTCAGTTCTGGACCTCTACCCATCTTTCCCCTGGAGCAGCTGGTGAACAAGACGGCAGAGGAGCTTCCCGAGGGGGTGGATCCCAGCCGAAGGGAG GAGCACCTGTCCATTGATGATTTCACCCTGGCCTTGGGGATGACTCCTTCTGCCTTCTCGGCTCTGCCTCGATGGAAGCAACAAAacctcaagaaagaaaaaggactgTTTTGA
- the CTDSP1 gene encoding carboxy-terminal domain RNA polymerase II polypeptide A small phosphatase 1 isoform X2 — translation MDSSAVITQISKEEARSPLRSKGDQKSAASQKPRSRGILHSLFCCVCRDDAEALPAHSGAPLLVEENGAVPKTPVQYLLPEAKAQDSDKICVVIDLDETLVHSSFKPVNNADFIIPVEIDGVVHQVYVLKRPHVDEFLQRMGELFECVLFTASLAKYADPVADLLDKWGAFRARLFRESCVFHRGNYVKDLSRLGRDLRRVLILDNSPASYVFHPDNAVPVASWFDNMSDTELHDLLPFFEQLSRVDDVYSVLRQPRPGS, via the exons ATGGACAGCTCGGCCGTCATTACTCAGATCAGCAAGGAGGAAGCGCGGAGCCCGCTACGGAGCAAAG GTGACCAGAAGTCAGCAGCCTCTCAGAAGCCCCGGAGCAGGGGCATCCTCCACTCGCTCTTCTGCTGTGTCTGCCGGGATGACGCGGAGGCCCTGCCCGCCCACAGCGGGGCGCCCCTGCTCGTGGAGGAGAATGGTGCCGTCCCCAAG ACCCCAGTCCAGTACCTGCTCCCTGAGGCCAAAGCCCAGGACTCGGACAAGATCTGCGTGGTCATCGACCTGGACGAGACCCTGGTGCACAGTTCCTTCAAG CCAGTGAACAATGCTGACTTCATCATTCCTGTGGAGATTGATGGGGTGGTCCAccag GTCTACGTGCTGAAGCGGCCCCACGTCGATGAGTTCCTGCAGCGGATGGGTGAGCTCTTCGAATGCGTGCTGTTCACCGCCAGCCTGGCCAAG TATGCAGACCCTGTAGCTGACCTGTTGGACAAGTGGGGGGCCTTCCGGGCACGGCTGTTTCGGGAGTCGTGTGTCTTCCACCGGGGGAACTACGTGAAGGACCTGAGCCGACTGGGCCGGGACCTGCGTCGTGTGCTCATCCTGGACAACTCACCCGCTTCCTACGTCTTCCATCCAGATAATGCC GTACCGGTGGCCTCGTGGTTTGACAACATGAGTGACACAGAGCTCCACGACCTCCTGCCCTTCTTCGAGCAGCTCAGCCGTGTGGACGACGTGTACTCAGTGCTCAGGCAGCCTCGGCCGGGCAGCTAG